A genomic stretch from Penicillium digitatum chromosome 4, complete sequence includes:
- a CDS encoding putative MFS-type transporter Rv1877/MT1926, translating to MAKRNRSASPSNTPRTQRAKRRLARASPPTAPPPTAPPPTAPPPTAPPPTAPPPTAPPPTAPPPTAPPPTAPPPTAPPPTAPPPTAPPPTAPPPTAPPPTAPPLTASPPTVPRGLSTLSTDTADSLTSLEKDARVRIEAYENQSLRDETLLKSGLNAFLTWLPEAGRTSLARDVLKTSSGRELYDVFMNLFTGLAAPMKSRSKAPSVVESPHSKRQEQVDTVAATLDQPERRDSSFAAQLQLRDNYRCVITGQLNTDQWEHEGEPGNVSHGPTEGAHIIPFAFASWPGVSGAPRDTSSTWTLLYKCFPALRRVLAVEEINTLRNGITLRDSVHTQFGKFTIALKPTDIENEYEVKTYKRYPPADIPAIPSDRHVRLLPNTEHEIPCPAILDAHWRMCEIFNASAMGDTIERHRRDWEELKGSGRAVVREDGTTDLASLLDIALWGQVSA from the exons ATGGCAAAAAGAAATCGATCAGCTTCACCTTCCAACACTCCACGTACTCAGCGAGCTAAACGTCGATTAGCAAGGGCATCCCCgcccacagcacccccgcccacagcacccccgcccacagcacccccgcccacagcacccccgcccacagcacccccgcccacagcacccccgcccacagcacccccgcccacagcacccccgcccacagcacccccgcccacagcacccccgcccacagcacccccgcccacagcacccccgcccacagcacccccgcccacagcacccccgcccacagcacccccgcTCACTGCATCCCCGCCCACAGTACCCCGCGGACTGTCAACACTCTCCACAGACACTGCAGACTCACTGACCAGCTTGGAGAAAGACGCCCGAGTTAGGATCGAGGCTTATGAAAATCAGTCTCTTCGCGACGAGACACTGTTGAAAAGCGGCTTGAATGCATTTCTCACATGGCTACCAGAGGCTGGCAGAACCTCGCTCGCGAGGGATGTTCTTAAGACAAGCTCCGGCCGAGAGCTTTATGATGTTTTTATGAACCTTTTCACCGGACTTGCTGCACCGA TGAAATCCCGATCAAAAGCACCCTCTGTTGTGGAAAGTCCTCAttcaaagcgccaggagCAGGTCGATACAGTTGCCGCCACCCTCGATCAACCGGAAAGGCGTGACTCTTCGTTTGCAGCACAGCTCCAACTGCGCGACAACTACCGCTGTGTGATAACGGGCCAACTGAATACCGATCAATGGGAACACGAAGGGGAACCAGGAAACGTTTCCCATGGTCCGACTGAGGGGGCTCACATCATACCTTTTGCGTTTGCCTCTTGGCCAGGGGTGTCCGGAGCGCCAAGAGATACATCAAGCACCTGGACTTTACTGTACAAGTGTTTCCCTGCGCTACGTCGAGTACTTGCAGTGGAGGAGATCAACACTCTTCGCAATGGGATCACTCTTCGAGACTCGGTACATACCCAGTTTGGCAAATTCACAATTGCCTTGAAGCCTACT GACATCGAAAATGAGTACGAGGTGAAGACTTACAAGCGCTATCCCCCGGCTGACATCCCTGCCATCCCCTCCGATCGGCACGTCCGGCTTTTGCCAAATACAGAACATGAGATTCCATGCCCCGCAATTCTGGATGCGCATTGGAGAATGTGCGAAATTTTCAATGCATCTGCTATGGGAGACACCATTGAACGGCATCGTCGGGACTGGGAAGAGTTGAAAGGCTCTGGACGCGCTGTTGTCAGAGAGGACGGTACGACGGATCTTGCTAGTCTGCTGGATATCGCGCTATGGGGCCAAGTATCCGCATAA